In Constrictibacter sp. MBR-5, a single genomic region encodes these proteins:
- a CDS encoding bifunctional riboflavin kinase/FAD synthetase, translating to MRIFRHHTDLPAEARGAAVAVGNFDGVHRGHKAVIAEAGRIARAEGVPHGVLTFEPHPRRFFRPDDPPFRLSTLRTKTHWIAATGADLLFVLPFDGTLAKKDPAAFVGSVLTEGLGVRHVVIGHNFRFGQGRSGTAEALIALGEQAGFSVTQMDAVRAANGDEISSTRVRELLAAGDPAGAARLLGQWWEVEGRVQHGDKRGRTIGFPTANVEMGEQLVPALGVYAVRAAIDDGGVPVWRDAVANLGRRPTVDGLKLSFEVHLMDFASDLYGKHLRVQMIGFVRPEKKFDGLDALKAQIAADAETARQMLAVAPA from the coding sequence ATGCGCATATTCCGCCATCATACCGATCTGCCGGCCGAAGCCCGCGGCGCCGCCGTCGCCGTGGGGAATTTCGACGGGGTGCATCGCGGCCACAAGGCGGTGATCGCCGAGGCCGGTCGAATCGCCCGCGCGGAGGGCGTGCCGCACGGCGTGCTGACGTTCGAGCCGCATCCGCGCCGCTTCTTCCGGCCGGACGATCCGCCGTTCCGCCTGTCGACGCTGCGCACCAAGACGCACTGGATCGCCGCCACCGGCGCCGACCTGCTGTTCGTGCTGCCGTTCGACGGGACGCTGGCCAAGAAGGATCCGGCCGCGTTCGTCGGCAGCGTCCTGACCGAGGGGCTGGGTGTCCGCCATGTGGTCATCGGGCACAATTTCCGCTTCGGCCAGGGCCGGAGCGGTACCGCGGAAGCGCTGATCGCGCTCGGTGAGCAGGCGGGATTCAGCGTCACGCAGATGGATGCGGTGCGCGCCGCGAACGGCGACGAAATCTCGTCGACTCGTGTTCGCGAACTGCTGGCGGCGGGCGATCCCGCAGGGGCCGCGCGCCTCCTCGGCCAATGGTGGGAGGTCGAGGGCCGCGTGCAGCACGGCGACAAGCGCGGCCGCACCATCGGGTTCCCCACGGCGAACGTCGAGATGGGCGAGCAGCTGGTGCCGGCGCTGGGCGTCTATGCCGTGCGGGCGGCGATCGACGACGGCGGGGTTCCGGTCTGGCGGGACGCGGTGGCGAATCTCGGGCGGCGTCCGACGGTCGACGGCCTGAAGCTGTCGTTCGAGGTGCATCTGATGGATTTCGCCAGCGATCTGTACGGCAAGCATCTCCGCGTTCAGATGATCGGCTTCGTGCGGCCGGAGAAGAAGTTCGACGGGCTGGACGCCCTGAAGGCGCAGATCGCCGCCGACGCCGAGACGGCGCGCCAGATGCTGGCCGTCGCGCCGGCGTAA
- the gmk gene encoding guanylate kinase, whose protein sequence is MLVLSSPSGAGKTTISRRLLELEPGLSMSVSATTRPKRPGETAGRDYHFVDKTEFGLMINRAELMEHAKVFGHYYGTPRKPVEDTLAGGKDVLFDIDWQGTQQLAESARDDLVSVFILPPSIAELERRLKRRAQDSDDVVAARMAKASDEMSHYFEYDYVVVNRDVDRSVQQVQAILHAERLKRRRQIGLGDFVKALRGGA, encoded by the coding sequence ATGCTGGTGCTGTCGTCGCCCTCCGGTGCCGGGAAGACGACCATCTCGCGCCGCCTGCTGGAGCTGGAGCCCGGCCTGTCGATGTCCGTGTCCGCCACGACGCGGCCGAAGCGCCCGGGCGAGACGGCGGGACGCGACTATCACTTCGTCGACAAGACCGAATTCGGCCTGATGATCAACCGCGCCGAGCTCATGGAGCACGCGAAGGTCTTCGGCCACTATTATGGAACGCCGCGCAAACCCGTGGAGGATACCCTTGCCGGCGGCAAGGATGTCCTGTTCGACATCGACTGGCAGGGTACGCAGCAACTGGCGGAAAGCGCCCGCGACGACCTCGTCAGCGTCTTCATCCTGCCGCCGAGCATCGCCGAACTGGAACGCCGGCTGAAGCGGCGCGCCCAGGACAGCGACGACGTGGTGGCGGCGCGGATGGCGAAGGCGTCGGACGAGATGAGCCACTATTTCGAGTACGACTATGTCGTCGTGAACCGCGACGTGGACCGCAGCGTGCAGCAGGTCCAGGCCATCCTGCACGCGGAGCGGCTGAAGCGGCGGCGCCAGATCGGCCTCGGCGACTTCGTGAAGGCTCTCAGGGGCGGCGCCTAA
- a CDS encoding enoyl-CoA hydratase — MPDSSMSDSSSPVAVSIEERPNGKVATVAIDNARRMNSLGSATMRAFIDAVDTLGRDPDLRLVIVTGVGDRAFMGGADIFELGSLDQHSARDFILLVHGMSRALRDLPVPVIARVNGICLGAGLEVMAACDMRVASDNAVFGMPEVKIGLPSVVEAALLPQLIGWGRTKVFLYTGENIDAREALEWGLVERVVPAAELDAAVARWVDSIVAAGPNAIRLQKGLMREWEAMPVNDAIQAGVRCIARSYETDEPRRLIAETIAHLKARKRP, encoded by the coding sequence ATGCCCGACAGTTCTATGTCCGACAGTTCATCTCCCGTCGCCGTCTCGATCGAGGAGCGGCCGAACGGCAAGGTCGCGACCGTGGCGATCGACAATGCCCGGCGCATGAACAGCCTGGGCTCGGCGACGATGCGGGCCTTCATCGACGCCGTCGATACCCTGGGCCGCGACCCGGACCTGCGGCTGGTGATCGTCACCGGCGTCGGCGACCGCGCCTTCATGGGCGGCGCCGACATCTTCGAGCTGGGCAGTCTGGACCAGCACTCGGCGCGCGACTTCATCCTGCTCGTGCACGGCATGAGCCGTGCGCTGCGCGACCTGCCCGTACCGGTGATCGCGCGGGTGAACGGCATCTGCCTCGGCGCCGGACTGGAGGTGATGGCCGCCTGCGACATGCGGGTGGCGTCCGACAATGCCGTCTTCGGCATGCCGGAGGTCAAGATCGGCCTGCCGTCGGTGGTGGAAGCCGCCCTGCTGCCGCAGCTCATCGGCTGGGGCCGGACGAAGGTCTTCCTCTACACGGGCGAGAACATCGACGCCCGCGAGGCGCTGGAATGGGGCCTGGTGGAGCGGGTGGTGCCGGCCGCCGAACTCGACGCGGCGGTCGCCAGATGGGTCGATTCCATCGTCGCCGCCGGCCCGAACGCCATTCGCCTGCAGAAGGGGCTGATGCGCGAGTGGGAGGCGATGCCGGTCAACGACGCGATCCAGGCCGGCGTGCGCTGCATCGCGCGCTCCTATGAGACCGACGAGCCGCGACGGCTCATCGCCGAGACGATCGCCCATTTGAAGGCCCGCAAGCGGCCCTGA
- a CDS encoding SDR family oxidoreductase — protein MSYKPFDLTGKVVLVTGGNGGIGLGMAEAVAQAGADVCIWGTNDEKNAAALETLKGYGTKVMALNCNVADEQSVIDRFAETVAELGHVNACFANAGVSSDRRRNKDGFTGMSYEEWRRVMSVNLDGVFFTLREAAKHMVERGQGGSLAVTSSLAAIMGQARGEHYGATKGAVNSMIRGLAVEFGRNGIRANAILPGWIETSMTAGSFAFPKFVEAVKPRVPAGRWGTKEDFGGIAVYLTSDASSYHSGDTFVIDGAYSLF, from the coding sequence ATGTCCTACAAGCCCTTCGACCTCACCGGCAAGGTCGTCCTCGTGACCGGCGGCAACGGCGGCATCGGCCTCGGCATGGCCGAAGCCGTGGCCCAGGCCGGTGCCGACGTCTGCATCTGGGGTACCAACGACGAGAAGAACGCCGCGGCGCTGGAGACCCTGAAGGGCTACGGCACCAAGGTCATGGCGCTGAACTGCAACGTCGCGGACGAACAGTCGGTGATCGACCGCTTCGCCGAGACGGTGGCGGAGCTGGGCCATGTGAACGCCTGCTTCGCCAATGCCGGTGTCTCCAGCGACCGCCGCCGCAACAAAGACGGATTCACCGGCATGAGCTACGAGGAGTGGCGCCGGGTGATGAGCGTCAACCTCGACGGCGTCTTCTTTACGCTGCGCGAGGCGGCGAAGCACATGGTCGAGCGCGGCCAGGGCGGGTCGCTGGCCGTCACGTCGAGCCTCGCGGCGATCATGGGCCAGGCGCGCGGCGAGCATTACGGCGCCACCAAGGGGGCGGTGAACTCGATGATCCGCGGCCTCGCGGTCGAGTTCGGCCGCAACGGCATCCGCGCCAACGCCATCCTACCCGGCTGGATCGAGACGTCGATGACCGCCGGCAGCTTCGCCTTCCCGAAATTCGTCGAGGCGGTGAAGCCGCGCGTTCCGGCGGGGCGCTGGGGCACCAAGGAGGATTTCGGCGGCATCGCCGTCTACCTGACCAGCGACGCCAGCAGCTATCATTCCGGCGACACCTTCGTCATCGACGGCGCCTATTCCCTGTTCTGA
- a CDS encoding D-aminoacylase, which translates to MDHFDIVIRGGTIVDGTGTPGRPGDVAISGDRIVAVGDVGPGRAELEIDATGRTVSPGFIDAHTHDDRLLLSDPDMSAKVSQGVTTVVVGNCGVSLAPFVPTGRPPPPLDLLGVEWFRFPTFGAYLDELDAKPAAANGVFLIGHQTLRVREMADLDRTATDDEIARMRGHVTEALQAGATGFSTGLFYPPARAASTDEVVAIAEALQPFGGLYATHMRDEGAGLEQSVEETLEIGRRAEVPVVISHHKASGLPNHGKVEKTLLRIAEAAKSQRVSLDVYPYSASSTVLLPGRLNDATRVIVTWSEKMPEVAGRDLDDIAAEHGVDKFEMASRLVPAGAIYFTMSEDDVQRVLRFAGAMIGSDGLPHDPRPHPRLWGTFPRVLGHYSRDLGLMPLEEAVRRMTGLTAAKFGIKDRGVLRVGAFADVTVFDPATVIDAATFEDPIRPSPGIDIVLVNGQPVWRDGVSTGVRSGRALRRDGPIA; encoded by the coding sequence ATGGACCATTTCGACATCGTCATCCGCGGCGGCACGATCGTCGACGGCACCGGCACCCCCGGCAGGCCGGGCGACGTCGCCATCAGCGGCGACCGCATCGTCGCTGTCGGCGATGTCGGTCCGGGCCGCGCCGAACTGGAGATCGACGCGACGGGCAGGACCGTCTCGCCGGGCTTCATCGACGCGCATACCCACGACGACCGCCTGCTCCTGTCGGACCCCGACATGTCGGCCAAGGTCAGCCAGGGCGTGACCACGGTGGTGGTCGGCAATTGCGGCGTCAGTCTGGCGCCCTTCGTCCCGACCGGGCGGCCGCCGCCGCCGCTCGACCTGCTGGGCGTGGAATGGTTCCGCTTCCCGACCTTCGGCGCCTATCTGGACGAGCTGGACGCAAAGCCGGCCGCGGCGAACGGCGTCTTCCTGATCGGCCACCAGACGCTGCGCGTGCGCGAGATGGCAGACCTGGACCGCACCGCGACCGACGACGAGATCGCCCGGATGAGAGGCCATGTGACGGAGGCGCTGCAGGCCGGCGCCACCGGCTTCTCGACCGGCCTGTTCTACCCGCCCGCCCGTGCCGCATCGACGGACGAGGTGGTGGCGATCGCCGAGGCGCTTCAGCCCTTCGGCGGCCTTTACGCCACGCATATGCGCGACGAGGGTGCTGGCCTCGAGCAGTCCGTCGAGGAGACACTCGAGATCGGCCGGCGCGCCGAAGTCCCGGTCGTCATCTCGCACCACAAGGCATCCGGCCTACCCAACCACGGCAAGGTCGAAAAGACCCTGCTGCGCATCGCGGAAGCGGCGAAGAGCCAGCGCGTCTCGCTCGACGTCTATCCCTATTCGGCCAGTTCCACCGTCCTCCTGCCCGGCCGCCTGAACGACGCGACCCGCGTCATCGTCACATGGTCGGAGAAGATGCCGGAGGTCGCGGGCCGCGACCTGGACGACATCGCCGCCGAGCACGGCGTCGACAAGTTCGAGATGGCGAGCCGGCTCGTGCCCGCCGGCGCCATCTACTTCACCATGTCCGAGGACGACGTGCAGCGCGTGCTGCGCTTCGCCGGCGCGATGATCGGCTCCGACGGGCTGCCGCACGACCCGCGCCCGCACCCACGGCTGTGGGGTACCTTCCCGCGCGTCCTGGGGCACTACAGCCGCGACCTCGGCCTTATGCCACTGGAAGAGGCCGTGCGCCGGATGACCGGCCTGACCGCCGCCAAGTTCGGCATCAAGGACCGCGGCGTACTGCGTGTCGGCGCCTTCGCCGACGTGACCGTCTTCGATCCGGCCACGGTGATCGACGCCGCGACGTTCGAGGATCCGATCCGTCCCTCGCCCGGCATCGACATCGTGCTGGTCAACGGCCAGCCGGTCTGGCGCGACGGTGTGTCCACCGGCGTACGTTCCGGCCGCGCCCTGCGCCGCGACGGGCCGATCGCGTGA
- a CDS encoding YicC/YloC family endoribonuclease, with translation MAIASMTGFARAQSDDQWQTWTWEVKSVNARGLDLRFRLPPGLDRLEVAARAAVSARFKRGNLALGLVVARHAGQAEPQINEDLLGLLAKRGLALASANGVAPPTMDGLLALRGVIDVAAVDEPDEEPEVRDAAMLATLVDALDALGAMRRDEGARLRTVMTGQLDTMDGLRRAAEACASAHPDAARNRLKEQVEALLQMSPALTEERLNQEAALLIAKADIREELDRLAAHIAAARELLAAGEAVGRRLDFLCQELNREANTVCSKSGDLELTRIGLDLKAVVEQFREQVQNIE, from the coding sequence GTGGCAATCGCCAGCATGACCGGCTTCGCGCGTGCCCAGAGCGACGACCAGTGGCAGACCTGGACCTGGGAAGTTAAGAGCGTCAACGCGCGCGGGCTCGACCTGCGCTTCCGGCTGCCGCCCGGGCTCGACCGGCTCGAGGTCGCGGCGCGCGCCGCGGTTTCCGCCCGGTTCAAGCGCGGAAATCTCGCACTCGGGCTGGTGGTCGCGCGTCACGCGGGTCAGGCCGAGCCGCAGATCAACGAAGACCTCCTCGGCCTCCTGGCGAAGCGCGGTCTGGCGCTCGCGTCCGCCAACGGCGTCGCGCCGCCGACCATGGATGGGCTGCTGGCACTGCGCGGCGTCATCGACGTCGCGGCGGTGGACGAGCCCGACGAGGAGCCGGAGGTCCGCGACGCCGCGATGCTCGCGACTCTGGTCGACGCCCTGGATGCGCTGGGCGCCATGCGGCGCGACGAGGGGGCGCGGCTGCGCACGGTGATGACCGGCCAGCTGGATACCATGGACGGACTGCGCCGTGCCGCCGAGGCGTGCGCCAGCGCCCATCCCGATGCGGCGCGCAACCGGCTGAAGGAACAGGTCGAGGCGCTGCTGCAGATGTCGCCGGCGCTCACCGAAGAGCGGTTGAACCAGGAAGCGGCGCTGCTGATCGCCAAGGCGGACATCCGGGAGGAGCTCGATCGGCTGGCCGCGCACATCGCGGCGGCGCGCGAACTGCTGGCGGCGGGCGAGGCCGTCGGGCGCCGGCTGGACTTCCTCTGCCAGGAACTGAACCGCGAGGCGAACACCGTCTGCTCAAAGTCGGGCGACCTGGAACTCACCCGGATCGGCTTGGACCTGAAGGCGGTCGTGGAGCAGTTCCGCGAGCAGGTGCAGAACATTGAATAG
- a CDS encoding ligase-associated DNA damage response DEXH box helicase: MNPTLPEPFLGWFAGRGWQPHRHQLALVEAAVRGRSALLIAPTGGGKTLAGFLPSLIDLAAAPRTGLHTLYVSPLKALAVDIHRNLEAPVAEMNLAIRTETRTGDTPSHKRDRQRRSPPNILLTTPESLVLMLSYPDAGAMFGSLACIIVDELHAMAQSKRGDQLALCLARLAALAPNCRRMGLSATIADREAMRAWLSPSAGRDPDDVELVIGRSGTAPDVTVLHPDARIPWAGHMALYAMPEIYAAIRAHGTTIVFVNTRAQAELCFQALWHLNEDGLAIALHHGSLAVEQRRKVEAAMSAGRLRAVVATSSLDLGIDWGGVDLVVQVGAPKGASRLLQRIGRANHRLDQPSKALLVPANRFELLECRAAIDAVEARELDGETPHPGALDVLAQHVTGMACAAPFDADALYGEVRGAWPYRDLARRDFDDVLAFVATGGYALGAYERFRRLEQDEDGLWRPAAKDLVRRWRMNVGTIVEAPVLKVRLGGRILGEVEEYFVSGLVPGDTFVFAGQMLRFEGVRETVVVATRATGETPKVPAYAGGRLPLTTHLADRVRRILADRSQWRFLPDDVREWLRIQDWRSLLPERDGLLIETFPRGGRWYLVAYCFEGRNAHQTLGMLLTRRMERMGFGPLGFAASDYVLTVWSLREATGFDALFSEDMLGDDLEDWMAESSLLKRTFRNVAVIAGLIERRHPGQQKTGRQVTFNSDLIYDVLRRHEPDHILLRATRADAATGLTDVRRLGDMLARARGRIRIRRLDRVSPLAVPVLLEIGKESVYGGATDEMLAAASAESEAELIAEAMAAGDTAELPL, translated from the coding sequence ATGAATCCGACGCTTCCCGAACCCTTCCTGGGCTGGTTCGCGGGCCGCGGCTGGCAGCCGCACCGCCATCAGCTGGCGCTGGTCGAAGCCGCGGTGCGCGGCCGCTCGGCGCTGCTCATCGCGCCGACGGGCGGCGGCAAGACGCTGGCGGGCTTCCTTCCCTCGCTGATCGACCTCGCCGCGGCGCCGCGAACGGGGCTACACACGCTCTACGTCTCGCCGCTCAAGGCGCTGGCGGTCGACATCCATCGCAACCTCGAAGCACCCGTCGCGGAGATGAACCTCGCGATCCGGACCGAGACGCGGACCGGCGACACGCCTTCGCACAAGCGCGACCGGCAGCGGCGCAGCCCGCCCAACATCTTGTTGACGACCCCCGAGTCGCTGGTACTGATGCTGTCCTACCCGGACGCCGGGGCGATGTTCGGCAGCCTCGCCTGCATCATCGTCGACGAACTGCATGCGATGGCGCAGAGCAAGCGCGGCGACCAGTTGGCGCTGTGCCTGGCAAGGCTCGCGGCGCTCGCCCCGAACTGCAGGCGCATGGGCCTGTCGGCCACGATCGCGGATCGCGAGGCCATGCGCGCCTGGCTGTCGCCATCGGCGGGCCGGGATCCGGATGACGTGGAACTCGTGATCGGCCGCAGCGGGACCGCGCCGGATGTGACCGTGCTTCATCCCGATGCGCGGATCCCCTGGGCAGGTCACATGGCGCTCTACGCCATGCCGGAGATCTATGCCGCCATCCGCGCGCACGGCACGACGATCGTCTTCGTCAATACGCGTGCCCAGGCGGAGCTCTGCTTCCAGGCACTCTGGCACCTGAACGAGGACGGGCTGGCGATCGCCCTGCACCACGGCAGCCTGGCCGTCGAACAGCGGCGGAAGGTGGAAGCGGCCATGTCCGCCGGGCGGCTGCGCGCCGTGGTCGCCACCTCCTCCCTCGACCTCGGCATCGACTGGGGCGGCGTCGACCTCGTCGTCCAGGTCGGTGCGCCGAAGGGGGCCTCCCGCCTGCTGCAGCGCATCGGCCGCGCCAACCACCGTCTCGACCAGCCGAGCAAGGCACTTCTGGTGCCGGCCAACCGGTTCGAGCTTCTGGAGTGCCGGGCGGCCATCGACGCGGTCGAGGCGCGGGAACTGGACGGCGAGACGCCGCATCCGGGGGCGCTGGACGTGCTGGCGCAGCACGTGACGGGCATGGCCTGTGCCGCGCCCTTCGATGCGGACGCGCTCTACGGCGAGGTCCGCGGCGCCTGGCCCTATCGCGACCTCGCCCGCCGCGACTTCGATGACGTGCTCGCGTTCGTGGCCACCGGCGGTTACGCGCTCGGCGCATACGAACGCTTCCGGCGCCTCGAACAGGACGAGGACGGGCTGTGGCGGCCGGCCGCGAAGGACCTCGTGCGGCGCTGGCGCATGAATGTCGGCACCATCGTCGAGGCCCCCGTCCTGAAGGTCCGCCTCGGCGGTCGCATCCTGGGCGAGGTCGAGGAGTATTTCGTCTCGGGGCTGGTCCCTGGCGACACCTTCGTCTTCGCCGGCCAGATGCTGCGCTTCGAAGGCGTGCGCGAGACGGTCGTCGTGGCCACCCGCGCCACCGGCGAAACGCCGAAGGTCCCCGCCTATGCCGGCGGCCGTCTTCCGCTGACCACCCATCTTGCGGACCGGGTGCGGCGCATCCTCGCCGACCGCAGCCAGTGGCGGTTCCTCCCCGACGACGTGCGGGAGTGGCTTCGCATCCAGGACTGGCGCTCCCTGCTGCCGGAACGCGACGGCCTGCTGATCGAGACGTTTCCCCGCGGCGGCCGCTGGTACCTCGTCGCCTACTGCTTCGAGGGGCGCAACGCGCACCAGACGCTGGGCATGCTGCTGACGCGCCGCATGGAGCGCATGGGATTCGGCCCGCTCGGATTCGCGGCGAGCGACTATGTGCTGACCGTCTGGAGTCTGCGCGAGGCGACAGGCTTCGACGCCCTCTTCTCCGAGGACATGCTGGGCGACGACCTGGAGGACTGGATGGCGGAGTCCTCGCTGCTGAAACGGACCTTCCGCAACGTGGCAGTGATCGCCGGGCTGATCGAGCGCCGCCACCCCGGCCAGCAGAAGACCGGCCGCCAGGTCACCTTCAACTCGGACCTGATCTACGACGTGCTGCGGCGGCACGAACCCGACCACATCCTGCTGCGGGCCACGCGCGCCGACGCGGCGACCGGGCTGACCGACGTGCGCCGGCTGGGCGACATGCTGGCCCGCGCCCGCGGCCGGATCCGGATCCGGCGCCTCGACCGCGTCTCGCCGCTGGCGGTCCCGGTCCTGCTGGAGATCGGCAAGGAGTCGGTCTACGGCGGCGCCACCGACGAGATGTTGGCCGCCGCCTCCGCCGAATCCGAGGCGGAGCTGATCGCCGAGGCGATGGCCGCCGGCGACACGGCCGAACTTCCCTTATGA
- a CDS encoding amidase, whose product MPKLDMLRTSAVQLAGDLRSGTTTAAAVAEAAIDRHDRLDPTLSAYKVWESDRARREAALADTALAAGYDLGAFQGLPVSVKDLYGVRGFPTFAGSPTRLPASWEEEGPVVTALRRGMAVIPGKTHTVEFAFGGLGTNPHWGTPRNPWDAASHRVPGGSSAGAGVSLWEGSCVLALGTDTAGSVRIPASVTGCVGLKTTAARWSTLGITPLSRTLDTPGVLARSVGDAAMGFAAIDPQTDEHPLDLVAALSGYDLSTLRAGVCDWFYRDCAPGVAEAVEQAVQELSGAGLHVSRLDLPELDDVIGIFRTGGITAAEFAAFINTELADWKATLDPNVRSRFERMEAVPAIDYISRLWRLRDVAAKVMARMAPFDFVIGPTVPITPPTVEAVAGAEAYQSANMMALRNTCIANLLGFCAITLPVGKDAAGMPVGIQLMAGPEQEELLLAAGMACERVIGTPVERLGLPPLCA is encoded by the coding sequence TTGCCGAAACTTGACATGCTGCGCACCTCGGCGGTGCAACTCGCAGGCGACCTGCGCTCCGGGACGACGACGGCCGCGGCCGTCGCCGAGGCGGCGATCGATCGGCACGACCGCCTGGACCCCACCCTGTCCGCCTACAAGGTCTGGGAGTCGGATCGGGCACGCCGTGAGGCGGCTCTGGCCGACACCGCCCTGGCCGCAGGCTACGACCTCGGAGCGTTCCAGGGGCTTCCCGTGTCGGTGAAGGACCTGTACGGCGTCCGGGGCTTCCCGACCTTCGCCGGCTCGCCGACCCGCCTGCCGGCGTCGTGGGAGGAGGAAGGTCCGGTCGTTACCGCCCTGCGCCGTGGCATGGCGGTGATCCCGGGCAAGACGCACACGGTCGAGTTCGCGTTCGGCGGCCTGGGCACCAATCCGCACTGGGGCACGCCGCGCAATCCCTGGGATGCCGCCAGCCATCGCGTGCCGGGCGGTTCGAGTGCCGGCGCCGGCGTCAGCCTCTGGGAAGGCTCGTGCGTCCTCGCCCTCGGTACCGACACCGCCGGTTCGGTGCGCATACCGGCGAGCGTCACCGGCTGCGTCGGCCTCAAGACCACGGCCGCACGCTGGTCGACGCTCGGGATCACGCCGCTCAGCCGCACGCTGGACACGCCGGGCGTGCTGGCGCGGTCGGTCGGCGATGCGGCGATGGGCTTCGCGGCGATCGACCCGCAGACCGACGAGCACCCGCTCGACCTCGTCGCGGCGCTGTCGGGCTACGACCTCTCGACCCTGCGCGCCGGCGTCTGCGACTGGTTCTACCGCGACTGCGCGCCGGGCGTGGCGGAAGCCGTCGAGCAGGCGGTGCAGGAACTCTCCGGCGCGGGCCTGCACGTCTCGCGCCTCGACCTGCCGGAACTCGACGACGTCATCGGCATCTTCAGGACGGGCGGCATCACCGCAGCCGAGTTCGCGGCCTTCATCAACACCGAACTGGCCGATTGGAAGGCGACGCTCGATCCGAACGTACGCAGCCGCTTCGAGCGCATGGAGGCGGTGCCGGCGATCGACTATATCAGCCGCCTGTGGCGCCTGCGCGACGTCGCGGCGAAGGTCATGGCGCGCATGGCGCCGTTCGACTTCGTCATCGGTCCGACCGTGCCGATCACGCCGCCGACGGTCGAGGCCGTCGCGGGCGCCGAGGCGTACCAGTCCGCGAACATGATGGCGCTGCGCAACACCTGCATCGCCAACCTGCTCGGCTTCTGCGCCATCACGCTCCCGGTCGGCAAGGATGCCGCCGGCATGCCCGTCGGCATCCAGCTGATGGCCGGCCCGGAGCAGGAAGAGCTGCTGCTCGCCGCCGGCATGGCGTGCGAGCGCGTCATCGGCACGCCCGTCGAGCGGCTGGGACTGCCGCCCCTCTGCGCCTGA
- a CDS encoding MOSC domain-containing protein, whose product MTLGRLESIWRYPVKGLPGQQLDGVTVAPGRPLPHDRRFAVAQGDADFGGMRPGWIRRSNFLQVANNAPLVKLHPEHRPDEAHLAFDGEGVHFDGDLRQQPAADRLVDALSAVVGEDALRGMPRLVEIPADLPPGADGQSFADTAPPHVSIINLASVRDLGTRMGADLDARRFRGNLIIEAEPWAEFDWIGKTIAVGDVRLEIVSRIERCAATTVNPQTGERDQQVPLALRKNYGHADCGVYAIVRCDGMVRAGAEISEYRE is encoded by the coding sequence ATGACCCTCGGCAGGCTCGAAAGCATCTGGCGCTATCCGGTGAAGGGGCTGCCTGGCCAGCAGCTCGACGGCGTCACCGTCGCCCCGGGCCGCCCCCTGCCCCACGACCGGCGTTTCGCGGTGGCCCAGGGCGACGCGGATTTCGGCGGCATGCGGCCCGGCTGGATCCGGCGCTCGAACTTCCTCCAGGTCGCGAACAACGCGCCCCTGGTGAAGCTGCATCCCGAGCACCGGCCGGACGAGGCGCACCTCGCCTTCGACGGCGAGGGCGTGCATTTCGACGGCGACCTTCGCCAGCAGCCGGCGGCGGACCGTCTGGTCGATGCCCTGTCGGCGGTGGTCGGGGAGGACGCGCTGCGCGGCATGCCGCGCCTGGTGGAGATCCCGGCGGACCTGCCGCCCGGCGCCGACGGGCAGAGCTTCGCCGACACCGCCCCGCCGCACGTCTCGATCATCAACCTCGCCAGCGTCCGCGACCTGGGCACCCGCATGGGGGCCGACCTCGACGCGCGCCGCTTCCGCGGCAACCTGATCATCGAGGCCGAGCCGTGGGCCGAGTTCGACTGGATCGGCAAGACGATCGCCGTCGGCGACGTCCGCCTGGAGATCGTGTCGCGCATCGAACGCTGTGCCGCGACGACCGTGAACCCGCAGACGGGCGAGCGCGACCAGCAGGTGCCGCTGGCGCTGCGCAAGAACTACGGGCACGCCGACTGCGGCGTCTACGCGATCGTGCGTTGCGACGGCATGGTTCGTGCTGGCGCAGAGATCAGCGAATACCGGGAATAG